One genomic window of Undibacterium cyanobacteriorum includes the following:
- a CDS encoding peroxiredoxin gives MSIKIGDTLPAGSLAEFIDVETEGCSLGPNTFNVADLTKGKTIAIFGLPGAYTPTCSAKHVPGYVEHAAALKAKGVDEIWCISVNDAFVMGAWGRDQKATGIVRMMADGNAAFSKALGLDADFSKFGMGTRSQRYSMLVVDGVVKQLNVEEGGAFAVSNAETMLAQLA, from the coding sequence ATGAGCATTAAGATCGGTGATACTTTACCTGCAGGTAGCTTGGCTGAATTTATCGATGTAGAGACAGAAGGCTGCTCCTTGGGCCCAAACACTTTTAACGTTGCAGACCTTACCAAAGGTAAAACGATTGCCATTTTTGGTTTGCCAGGCGCGTACACACCGACCTGTTCTGCTAAACACGTACCAGGTTATGTCGAACACGCAGCAGCCCTAAAAGCAAAGGGTGTCGATGAGATCTGGTGTATTTCTGTAAACGACGCATTTGTGATGGGTGCGTGGGGGCGTGATCAAAAAGCCACTGGCATCGTACGTATGATGGCCGACGGTAATGCTGCATTCTCTAAGGCTCTTGGCTTGGATGCAGATTTCAGCAAATTTGGCATGGGCACACGTTCACAACGCTATTCCATGTTGGTCGTTGATGGTGTGGTCAAGCAGCTCAACGTTGAAGAAGGCGGCGCATTCGCAGTTTCTAATGCTGAAACGATGTTGGCACAGCTAGCTTAA
- the ftsZ gene encoding cell division protein FtsZ: MEFDMIDNATQGTVIKVVGVGGAGGNAVQHMINKGVSGVEFIAANTDSQALAQSKAHNVIQIGETGLGAGMRPEVGRQLAEESRTRIEDALRGAHMVFIAAGMGGGTGTGAAPVVAEIAKEQGALTVAVVSKPFSYEGKKCMDIADEGLDALSKHVDSLIIILNEKLEEIYEDDSMIEWLGHADNVLNNAVAGIAEIINVPGHINVDFNDVKTIMGEQGKAMMGTATASGVDRARIAAEQAVASPLLDGIDLSGARGVLVNVTASRSLKGKEIKEVMAAVRAFAAPDASIAQGIAYDENMGDEIRVTVVATGLGRGKKNIQLVQTPVLRTGTNDEPVMMASPMATTVSKPSAGASAGFDSLTKPAVWRHSATEQVRALEKNGMETYDIPAFLRKQAD, from the coding sequence ATGGAGTTCGATATGATCGATAACGCTACACAGGGCACAGTCATTAAAGTCGTTGGTGTCGGTGGCGCAGGTGGTAATGCAGTTCAGCACATGATTAACAAAGGTGTTTCTGGTGTCGAGTTCATCGCCGCCAACACTGATTCTCAAGCGCTTGCACAATCCAAAGCTCATAACGTGATCCAAATCGGTGAAACTGGTTTGGGTGCTGGTATGCGCCCAGAGGTTGGTCGCCAACTCGCTGAAGAATCCCGCACTCGCATCGAAGATGCTTTGCGTGGTGCGCACATGGTCTTCATCGCTGCAGGTATGGGTGGTGGTACTGGCACAGGCGCAGCACCGGTCGTCGCTGAAATTGCGAAAGAACAAGGCGCATTGACGGTCGCAGTTGTTTCCAAACCATTCTCTTACGAAGGTAAGAAATGCATGGATATCGCTGATGAAGGCTTGGATGCTTTGTCCAAACATGTCGATTCTTTGATCATCATCCTCAACGAAAAACTCGAAGAGATTTACGAAGACGACAGCATGATCGAATGGTTAGGTCATGCTGATAACGTTTTGAATAACGCGGTGGCAGGTATCGCTGAAATCATTAACGTACCGGGCCATATCAATGTCGACTTCAATGACGTGAAGACGATCATGGGTGAACAAGGCAAGGCGATGATGGGTACAGCGACGGCCTCTGGCGTTGATCGCGCACGTATCGCCGCTGAGCAAGCTGTGGCATCCCCATTGTTAGACGGTATCGATCTGTCTGGCGCGCGTGGCGTGTTGGTCAACGTGACTGCAAGCCGTAGCTTGAAAGGTAAAGAAATCAAAGAAGTGATGGCGGCGGTTCGTGCTTTCGCTGCACCCGATGCTTCCATCGCACAAGGTATTGCGTACGACGAGAACATGGGTGATGAGATCCGCGTCACTGTGGTTGCGACTGGCTTGGGTCGTGGTAAGAAAAATATCCAGCTCGTGCAAACTCCAGTACTGCGTACCGGTACGAATGATGAGCCAGTGATGATGGCGTCCCCAATGGCAACGACTGTGAGCAAGCCAAGCGCAGGTGCAAGCGCTGGTTTTGATTCCTTGACCAAGCCAGCAGTATGGCGTCACTCTGCAACTGAGCAAGTACGTGCCTTAGAAAAGAATGGCATGGAAACTTACGACATTCCAGCGTTCCTGCGTAAGCAAGCCGACTAA
- the ftsA gene encoding cell division protein FtsA, with protein MTKDAKNLIVGLDIGTSKIVAVVAEVMPDGRHEVIGLGQHESKGLKKGVVVNIEATVESIQRALEEAELMADCKIRNVYTGIAGSHIRSFNSSGMVAIKDKEVTAMDVARVIETAKAVNIPTDQQLLHTLPQEFIVDSQDDVREPIGMSGIRLEVKVHIVTGAVSAVQNIVKCVRRCGLEVSDLILQPMASADAVLTNDEKELGVVLIDIGGGTTDVAVFSEGSIRHTAVIPIAGDQITNDIAMALRTPTSEAEEIKLRFGVAKQVLADPADTLEVPGLGDRGPRSLSRQALAAVIEPRVEELFALVHQVVRESGYEDVLSSGIVLTGGSSTMQGMVEMAEDIFLKPARLGMPAYSGQLADVVRSPRYATVLGLLLEAKKQYMRGHLVTRQAGSASAVWQRMKEWFQGNF; from the coding sequence ATGACAAAAGACGCAAAAAACCTGATCGTTGGTCTCGATATCGGAACTTCGAAAATCGTTGCGGTGGTGGCGGAAGTGATGCCGGACGGTCGTCACGAAGTCATCGGGCTTGGACAGCACGAATCGAAAGGTCTGAAGAAGGGCGTGGTCGTGAATATCGAAGCGACCGTCGAATCGATACAACGTGCGTTGGAAGAAGCTGAATTAATGGCTGACTGCAAAATTCGCAATGTCTACACGGGCATCGCTGGTAGCCATATTCGCAGTTTTAATTCTAGCGGCATGGTGGCAATTAAGGACAAAGAAGTCACAGCGATGGATGTGGCGCGCGTCATCGAAACTGCGAAGGCCGTGAATATTCCGACCGACCAACAACTCTTGCATACCCTGCCGCAAGAATTCATCGTTGATAGTCAAGACGATGTGCGTGAACCGATCGGTATGAGCGGTATTCGTCTTGAAGTCAAAGTTCATATCGTCACTGGCGCTGTATCCGCTGTTCAAAATATTGTGAAGTGCGTGCGTCGTTGTGGACTCGAAGTATCTGATTTGATCTTGCAACCGATGGCATCGGCCGATGCTGTGTTGACGAACGATGAAAAAGAACTGGGCGTTGTGTTGATCGACATCGGCGGTGGCACTACCGACGTTGCTGTGTTTAGTGAAGGATCGATTCGTCATACCGCGGTGATTCCGATTGCGGGCGATCAAATCACCAACGATATCGCGATGGCATTGCGCACGCCAACTTCGGAGGCTGAAGAAATTAAATTGCGTTTCGGCGTCGCCAAACAAGTGTTGGCTGATCCTGCTGATACCTTGGAAGTGCCCGGTTTAGGTGACCGTGGCCCACGTTCCTTGTCACGCCAAGCGCTTGCAGCAGTGATCGAACCACGCGTAGAGGAATTGTTCGCTTTAGTGCATCAAGTCGTGCGTGAATCCGGATACGAAGATGTACTGTCGTCAGGCATCGTGTTGACCGGTGGATCTTCGACCATGCAAGGCATGGTCGAAATGGCTGAAGACATCTTCTTAAAACCTGCGCGTTTGGGTATGCCAGCGTACTCAGGTCAGTTGGCGGACGTGGTCAGAAGTCCGCGTTACGCGACGGTGTTAGGTTTATTGTTGGAGGCAAAAAAGCAGTACATGCGAGGTCACTTGGTGACGCGTCAAGCAGGTTCTGCGAGTGCAGTTTGGCAGCGTATGAAAGAGTGGTTTCAAGGGAATTTTTGA
- a CDS encoding cell division protein FtsQ/DivIB produces MWHDAKLLNATANVLFSLVLAALVGSAVWWVIHRPLFDLSAVRVEGKSNRELRHVNALTIRDQAIPQVQGNFFTTNLDQVRAAFESVPWVRKASVQRVWPNRLIVQLEEHEVLGTWGEDGRLISSQGDVFTANLAEAEDDAHLVKLSGPEGSEKEVLQQYRLFKEWFGMLKLNPEEVQLSSRYAWSVTLDNGMRVDLGRVQEASKLKTRVDQLARVYPQLTTRLGDKILNIDMRYPNGLALKTSMPAKISNAKSAKVVK; encoded by the coding sequence ATGTGGCATGACGCAAAACTCCTTAACGCAACAGCTAACGTTTTGTTTAGTTTGGTGCTGGCTGCGCTGGTGGGTTCTGCGGTGTGGTGGGTGATTCATCGTCCGTTGTTTGATTTAAGCGCTGTGCGGGTGGAAGGGAAGTCAAATCGTGAATTGCGTCATGTGAATGCATTGACGATACGCGATCAAGCGATCCCCCAAGTACAGGGTAATTTTTTTACGACGAATTTGGATCAAGTCAGAGCCGCATTTGAGTCAGTGCCATGGGTGCGCAAGGCCAGTGTGCAACGGGTGTGGCCGAATCGTTTGATCGTGCAATTGGAAGAACATGAAGTGTTAGGAACTTGGGGCGAAGATGGTCGATTAATTTCATCTCAAGGCGATGTGTTCACAGCGAACTTGGCGGAGGCGGAAGATGATGCGCATTTGGTCAAGTTGAGTGGACCGGAAGGCAGTGAGAAAGAGGTATTGCAGCAGTATCGCTTGTTTAAAGAATGGTTTGGCATGCTCAAGTTGAATCCGGAGGAAGTGCAATTGTCGAGTCGCTATGCATGGAGTGTGACTTTAGATAATGGAATGCGTGTTGATTTGGGTCGGGTGCAAGAGGCGAGTAAGTTGAAAACGAGGGTGGATCAATTGGCGCGTGTGTATCCGCAATTGACAACGCGACTAGGTGACAAGATTCTGAATATCGATATGCGTTATCCGAACGGATTAGCACTGAAAACATCGATGCCGGCAAAAATCAGTAATGCCAAGTCGGCGAAAGTAGTGAAGTGA
- a CDS encoding D-alanine--D-alanine ligase, which translates to MELKQMMGKVGVLFGGRSAEREVSIMSGTGVLNALRSRGIDAHPFDPAERSLAELAAEKFDRVFIALHGRYGEDGSLQGALEQLGIPYTGSGVMASSIAMDKICSKKIWLYHQLSTPNYAVLDAKTDLNKVVEQLGLPLIVKPPHEGSTIGITKVRAAAEIHSAYALAAKFDEEVLAEEFIQGRELTVAVLGRGADAYSLPLIEIVAPDGNYDYQNKYFTDDTKYLCPAPIDAELTQQIQAMCVQAYRAVGCEGWARLDVLVRSSDNKPFLIEINTSPGMTGHSLVPMAARAAGMSYEDVCVEILKTARLKIVSDKQ; encoded by the coding sequence ATGGAATTAAAGCAAATGATGGGTAAAGTTGGTGTCTTGTTTGGTGGTCGTTCCGCTGAGCGTGAAGTGTCGATCATGTCTGGCACCGGAGTGTTGAATGCCTTGCGTAGTCGCGGCATCGACGCACATCCGTTTGATCCTGCGGAGCGCAGTTTGGCTGAGCTGGCCGCTGAAAAGTTTGATCGCGTTTTTATCGCTCTGCATGGTCGCTATGGTGAAGATGGTAGTTTGCAAGGTGCTTTAGAGCAGCTCGGTATTCCGTACACAGGTAGTGGTGTAATGGCGTCTTCGATCGCCATGGACAAAATTTGCAGCAAGAAGATTTGGCTCTACCACCAGTTGAGTACACCGAATTACGCTGTACTCGATGCGAAGACCGATTTGAACAAAGTGGTCGAGCAACTCGGTTTGCCCTTGATCGTTAAACCACCGCATGAAGGATCAACCATTGGCATCACCAAGGTGCGTGCTGCTGCAGAAATTCATTCTGCCTATGCATTGGCGGCCAAGTTCGATGAAGAAGTGTTGGCGGAAGAATTTATCCAAGGACGTGAATTGACCGTGGCTGTCTTGGGTCGTGGTGCAGATGCGTACTCACTGCCATTGATTGAAATCGTTGCGCCTGATGGTAACTACGATTATCAAAATAAATATTTCACGGACGATACGAAATATTTGTGCCCAGCGCCTATCGATGCTGAATTGACGCAACAAATTCAGGCGATGTGTGTACAAGCCTATCGTGCCGTGGGCTGTGAGGGCTGGGCAAGATTGGATGTGTTAGTACGTAGCAGCGACAATAAACCATTCTTGATTGAGATTAATACCTCGCCAGGAATGACTGGTCACTCTTTGGTGCCAATGGCAGCGCGTGCAGCAGGTATGAGTTATGAAGATGTTTGTGTTGAGATCTTGAAGACGGCGCGTCTGAAGATTGTTTCGGACAAGCAATAA
- the murC gene encoding UDP-N-acetylmuramate--L-alanine ligase: MKHKVKHLHFVGIGGSGMSGIAEVLLNLGYVISGSDLSSNAASQRLASLGAKVMLGHAAENIAGADAVVTSTAVKADNPEVVAAREKHIPIVPRALMLTELMRLKSGIAIAGTHGKTTTTSLVASILAEGGLDPTFVIGGLLNSAGANAKLGSGEFIVAEADESDASFLNLLPVIEVITNIDADHMETYEHDFGKLKQAFVDFTHRLPFYGVAMLCMDDPVIREIMPRISKPIVTYGFHEEAEVRATDAYAADGKMHFTVVHEGYPDMKVSLNQPGMHNVQNACAAIAIAREVGVDDCATQKALSEFTGVGRRFTRYGEIALPSGGSFALVDDYGHHPVEMAATLAAARGAYPGRRLVLAFQPHRYTRTRDLFEDFVKVISSADAVVLAEVYAAGETPIVAADGRALTRAIRVLGKVEPVFVENVQDLPASLLQVARDGDVVMVMGAGSISGVPGKLAAKA, translated from the coding sequence ATGAAACATAAAGTCAAACATCTGCATTTCGTTGGTATCGGTGGTTCCGGTATGAGCGGTATTGCAGAAGTCCTGTTGAATTTGGGATATGTCATCTCAGGTTCGGACTTGAGTAGCAATGCTGCTTCACAACGCTTGGCAAGTTTAGGCGCGAAAGTGATGTTGGGACATGCAGCAGAGAATATTGCTGGCGCCGATGCGGTGGTAACTTCCACTGCAGTCAAAGCCGACAATCCAGAAGTCGTTGCCGCACGTGAGAAACACATTCCTATTGTGCCGCGAGCTTTAATGTTGACGGAACTGATGCGCTTGAAGAGCGGCATCGCCATCGCTGGCACACACGGTAAAACCACGACAACGAGTTTGGTCGCCAGCATCCTAGCGGAAGGCGGGCTCGATCCTACTTTCGTCATTGGCGGTTTACTCAATAGCGCTGGTGCCAATGCGAAATTGGGCAGCGGCGAATTTATTGTGGCAGAAGCCGATGAATCGGACGCGTCCTTTTTGAATTTGTTACCTGTGATCGAAGTCATTACGAATATCGATGCCGATCATATGGAAACTTATGAACATGATTTTGGAAAACTGAAACAGGCCTTCGTCGACTTCACACACCGCTTGCCATTCTACGGTGTCGCGATGTTGTGTATGGATGACCCTGTGATCCGTGAAATTATGCCGCGCATTAGTAAGCCTATCGTGACTTACGGTTTTCATGAAGAAGCTGAAGTGCGTGCAACGGATGCTTATGCTGCGGATGGCAAGATGCATTTCACCGTGGTACATGAAGGCTACCCCGATATGAAGGTGAGTTTGAATCAACCTGGGATGCACAATGTGCAAAACGCTTGTGCGGCGATTGCGATTGCCCGCGAAGTTGGCGTCGATGATTGCGCGACGCAAAAAGCCTTGAGCGAATTTACCGGCGTCGGCCGTCGTTTTACACGTTATGGCGAAATTGCCTTGCCGAGCGGCGGCAGCTTTGCTTTGGTGGACGACTATGGACATCATCCGGTTGAAATGGCGGCGACTTTGGCTGCAGCACGGGGCGCTTATCCCGGCCGTCGTTTGGTGTTGGCTTTCCAACCGCATCGCTACACGCGGACGCGTGATCTGTTCGAAGATTTCGTTAAGGTGATTTCAAGTGCCGATGCGGTCGTGTTGGCGGAAGTCTATGCCGCAGGTGAAACGCCAATCGTCGCTGCCGATGGACGTGCTTTGACACGTGCGATTCGCGTGCTCGGTAAAGTCGAGCCTGTGTTTGTAGAGAATGTACAAGACTTGCCCGCCAGCTTATTGCAAGTGGCCCGTGATGGCGACGTAGTGATGGTGATGGGTGCAGGTTCAATTAGTGGTGTGCCGGGAAAACTCGCGGCCAAAGCTTGA
- the murG gene encoding undecaprenyldiphospho-muramoylpentapeptide beta-N-acetylglucosaminyltransferase: MSGTTKAKHLLVMAAGTGGHIFPGLAIADEMQQRGWTVSWLGTKTGMEADIVAKHGIAMDQLDFTGLRGKGLNHSITGGFKLIASFFACFGVMRRRQPSVVLGMGGYITVPGGISAALSGRPVVLMNADAPLLLSNKALKPFAKKLMFGLPSSEQDRAQDEAKEIFTGNPIRRDITNLPEPAKRYAERTGPLRILVVGGSLGAKALNECVPQAWAAMPLEQRPILTHQSGKQHVEGLRQRYAELGVEAEVVDFIHDMPRRYAEVDLVICRAGAITVSELTAAGVASVLVPLVASSTSHQRANAQWLSKEGGAIHMPQSEMTAEKLAQLVLTMKREQCLAMANAAYVQGRRQAVDTIAKILEDLAI; the protein is encoded by the coding sequence ATGAGTGGCACGACGAAAGCGAAACATTTGCTCGTGATGGCGGCGGGTACGGGCGGACATATTTTCCCAGGACTCGCTATCGCCGATGAGATGCAGCAGCGTGGTTGGACGGTGTCTTGGCTCGGCACAAAAACTGGCATGGAAGCCGACATCGTCGCTAAGCACGGCATCGCCATGGATCAACTCGATTTCACGGGTTTGCGTGGCAAAGGTTTGAATCACAGCATTACTGGCGGATTCAAATTGATCGCGAGTTTCTTTGCGTGTTTTGGTGTGATGCGTCGTCGTCAACCAAGTGTGGTGTTGGGGATGGGCGGTTATATCACGGTTCCCGGTGGCATCAGCGCTGCTTTGAGTGGTCGACCTGTGGTGTTGATGAACGCCGATGCGCCTTTGCTGTTGTCGAATAAAGCCTTGAAACCATTTGCGAAGAAATTGATGTTCGGTTTGCCTTCGTCGGAACAAGATCGTGCACAAGACGAAGCGAAAGAAATCTTTACTGGCAATCCAATTCGTCGCGATATTACGAATTTACCTGAGCCAGCAAAACGTTACGCCGAGCGCACTGGCCCTTTAAGAATTTTGGTCGTCGGCGGAAGTTTGGGCGCCAAAGCATTGAACGAATGTGTGCCGCAAGCATGGGCCGCTATGCCACTTGAGCAGCGTCCGATCTTGACGCATCAATCGGGCAAGCAACACGTGGAAGGCTTACGTCAGCGCTATGCAGAATTGGGCGTGGAAGCTGAAGTGGTCGATTTCATTCATGACATGCCACGTCGTTATGCAGAAGTTGATTTGGTGATTTGTCGTGCTGGCGCGATCACGGTTTCGGAGTTGACTGCGGCTGGTGTGGCAAGCGTATTGGTGCCTTTGGTGGCATCGAGTACCTCCCACCAAAGAGCGAATGCACAATGGCTGAGTAAAGAAGGTGGTGCGATTCATATGCCGCAAAGTGAAATGACGGCAGAGAAGTTAGCGCAGTTGGTGTTGACGATGAAGCGTGAGCAGTGTTTGGCGATGGCCAATGCTGCCTATGTACAAGGGCGCCGCCAAGCGGTTGATACGATCGCAAAAATTTTGGAAGACCTCGCGATTTAA
- the ftsW gene encoding putative lipid II flippase FtsW: MMEYDQPLVWVTLILMVFGMVMVYSASISLPDSPKYANYKNTHFLVRQAMFILVSVAASFFVFRIRVEDWQKAAPYLFIITLVLLVLVLIPGVGKGVNGAKRWLAFKGFNLQPSELMKLFMVLYAADYTVRKQEYMHKLTKGFLPMLVTVGVLGLLLLLEPDLGAFGVIVCIAMGILFLGGINGIWFGGIAATLVGIFTSVILLSPWRRERIFAYLDPFQEDNALGKAYQLTHSLIAFGRGELFGVGLGASVEKLHYLPEAHTDFLLAVIGEELGYVGVVTVIFLFYWIIKRAFDIGRQAIVLDATFAGLAAKGIGIWIGVQTFINMGVNLGVLPTKGLTLPLMSYGGSGVLINCIGLTLLLRIDYENRVMMRGGRP; encoded by the coding sequence ATGATGGAGTACGACCAACCTTTGGTGTGGGTCACTTTGATTTTGATGGTATTTGGGATGGTGATGGTGTACTCGGCGTCGATCTCTTTACCCGATTCGCCGAAGTATGCCAATTACAAAAATACGCATTTTTTGGTACGCCAAGCGATGTTTATCTTGGTCTCGGTTGCTGCGAGTTTCTTTGTGTTCCGTATCCGTGTGGAAGACTGGCAGAAAGCCGCACCGTATTTGTTCATCATTACCCTCGTGTTGTTGGTGTTAGTGTTGATTCCCGGTGTCGGCAAAGGCGTGAATGGTGCAAAGCGTTGGTTGGCGTTTAAAGGTTTCAACTTGCAACCATCCGAACTGATGAAGTTGTTCATGGTGCTGTATGCCGCAGACTACACAGTGCGCAAACAAGAATACATGCATAAATTGACCAAGGGTTTCTTGCCGATGTTGGTGACAGTTGGTGTGCTGGGATTGTTGCTGCTGTTGGAACCAGATCTTGGTGCTTTCGGTGTGATCGTGTGTATTGCCATGGGAATTTTGTTCTTGGGTGGCATTAACGGTATTTGGTTTGGTGGTATCGCGGCGACTTTGGTGGGCATTTTTACTTCGGTTATTTTGTTATCACCATGGCGTCGTGAACGGATCTTTGCTTATCTCGATCCCTTCCAAGAAGATAATGCCCTGGGTAAAGCCTACCAATTGACACACTCTTTGATCGCATTTGGACGTGGTGAATTGTTTGGCGTAGGTCTCGGCGCCAGTGTCGAGAAATTGCATTACTTGCCGGAGGCGCATACGGACTTTTTGTTGGCGGTGATTGGCGAAGAGCTCGGCTATGTCGGCGTGGTGACGGTGATCTTTTTGTTCTATTGGATTATCAAGCGCGCCTTTGATATTGGCCGCCAGGCGATCGTGCTTGATGCCACCTTCGCTGGCTTGGCCGCGAAGGGAATTGGGATTTGGATCGGCGTGCAGACTTTCATCAATATGGGGGTGAATCTCGGCGTCTTGCCGACCAAAGGTTTGACCTTGCCATTGATGAGTTATGGCGGCTCGGGTGTCTTGATTAACTGTATAGGTTTAACTTTGTTGCTGCGTATTGATTATGAAAATCGCGTGATGATGCGTGGAGGTCGACCATGA
- the murD gene encoding UDP-N-acetylmuramoyl-L-alanine--D-glutamate ligase — MNFVEKRILVVGLGESGLAMARWLKRVGAQLRVADTRSQPDRLSQLQALAPEAEFFGGPLQASLLEGIDAVFVSPGLAPHGELQVVLQQASELGVPVWGELELFSLALAELKETQAYQPKLIAITGTNGKTTVTSLTGQLCARAGMQTRIAGNISPAMLDVLCECLDQKILPQVWVLELSSFQLHSSVSFNPDVATVLNVTQDHLDWHGDMKNYCDDKAKIFGTSTVLVLNRDDALVMAMRKPQHQDVLSFGFDAPKNDGEFGLLDEGGMVWLACANSPEEEEGSSRKRKKMQEAAEVFVTRLMPSDALKIRGQHNASNALAALALCRSIGLPLAPLLHALRDYKGEPHRVELVNTIGDVSYFDDSKGTNVGATVAALRGLGAEAVGDAPRIILLAGGDGKGQDFTPLAKPVMQYVKAVCLIGKDAPAIRAALEVTQVNLLDCQSLEQAVEKAAEMAQAGDIVLLSPACASLDMFKNYAHRAQVFIDAVREVALNRGEVC; from the coding sequence ATGAATTTTGTTGAAAAACGTATTCTGGTTGTCGGGCTCGGAGAATCCGGGTTGGCGATGGCGCGTTGGTTGAAGCGCGTCGGCGCGCAACTGCGCGTAGCCGATACGCGTTCACAACCAGATCGTTTGAGTCAATTGCAAGCACTGGCTCCCGAAGCCGAATTTTTTGGTGGTCCTTTGCAAGCCAGTTTGTTGGAGGGCATTGACGCCGTATTTGTGAGCCCTGGTTTGGCACCTCACGGTGAATTGCAAGTCGTCTTGCAGCAAGCCTCTGAACTTGGTGTGCCAGTCTGGGGTGAGCTCGAATTATTCTCCTTAGCCTTAGCCGAACTCAAAGAGACCCAAGCTTATCAACCAAAATTGATCGCCATCACCGGTACCAATGGCAAAACGACCGTAACGAGTTTGACTGGCCAGTTATGTGCTCGCGCTGGTATGCAAACGCGGATTGCTGGCAATATCAGCCCAGCGATGTTGGATGTCTTGTGCGAATGCCTTGATCAAAAAATTTTGCCACAGGTTTGGGTCTTAGAGTTGTCGAGCTTTCAGTTGCATAGCAGTGTGAGCTTCAATCCTGATGTCGCGACCGTGCTGAATGTCACGCAAGATCATTTGGATTGGCACGGCGACATGAAGAATTATTGCGACGATAAAGCCAAGATTTTCGGCACGTCGACGGTTTTGGTATTGAATCGTGATGATGCGCTCGTGATGGCAATGCGCAAACCGCAGCATCAAGACGTCCTGAGTTTTGGTTTTGATGCGCCAAAGAATGATGGCGAATTTGGTTTGCTCGACGAGGGCGGCATGGTGTGGTTGGCATGTGCTAATTCCCCCGAAGAGGAAGAAGGCAGTTCACGCAAGCGTAAGAAAATGCAGGAGGCCGCTGAAGTATTTGTGACGCGCCTGATGCCATCGGATGCGCTAAAGATTCGCGGACAACACAATGCGAGTAACGCACTTGCGGCCTTGGCCTTGTGTCGTAGTATCGGCTTGCCGCTGGCGCCTTTGCTGCACGCATTGCGCGATTACAAAGGCGAGCCCCATCGTGTGGAATTGGTCAATACCATTGGTGATGTCAGCTATTTTGATGACAGCAAGGGGACCAATGTTGGCGCAACAGTTGCTGCTCTGCGTGGTTTAGGAGCTGAAGCCGTTGGTGATGCGCCAAGAATTATTTTGTTAGCAGGTGGTGATGGCAAAGGACAAGACTTCACACCATTGGCCAAACCTGTCATGCAATACGTCAAAGCAGTGTGCTTGATCGGCAAAGATGCGCCCGCCATTCGTGCGGCTTTGGAAGTGACGCAAGTGAATTTGCTCGATTGTCAAAGTTTAGAGCAAGCAGTGGAGAAAGCGGCCGAAATGGCTCAGGCTGGAGACATCGTTTTGTTGTCACCTGCTTGTGCGAGTCTCGACATGTTCAAGAACTACGCACATCGCGCACAAGTCTTTATCGATGCGGTACGTGAAGTTGCATTGAACCGTGGAGAGGTGTGCTGA